One window from the genome of Paraneptunicella aestuarii encodes:
- a CDS encoding efflux RND transporter periplasmic adaptor subunit, with product MDVIKNKTQNKKFTRKYQLIVSATVFVGILLIWAAQTASVVSVSRNDLLIERVEKGDLEVITEGFGVLSSNKQQLLTTLTPATVKEIVLKPGAEVTAGSVIVRLDNPELAQEVENAQQELVQTNANLRQLKLNNQREILNETANLAEMTARYETAVLNRQAEEKLIVEGIVSQLAYQESVLEERQLAKRIEILEQRIEQLKLVHEESVNIQKERVKQQQGRLNIAQSRLDALEVKAGFTGVLQRLSVELGQSLASGQEIALIGSVTDLIALIRVSQSQVQQVVVGQSAMINTRQDRIPGKVTRIDPIVQDNTVEIEIALPANLPASARPQLNVDATITADTLKQIYYIKRPANVQPYSEISLYRLDTGGSSAHLRTLELGRQAGRYIEIISGADVGDVFIISDLPNLKNTTSELTIKS from the coding sequence ATGGATGTAATTAAAAATAAAACACAAAATAAAAAGTTTACCAGGAAATATCAGCTGATTGTTTCGGCTACCGTTTTTGTTGGCATTTTACTTATATGGGCAGCACAAACCGCTAGTGTCGTATCTGTATCTCGCAACGATCTTCTGATTGAGCGTGTTGAAAAGGGTGATCTGGAGGTCATCACTGAAGGTTTTGGGGTGCTAAGCTCAAACAAACAACAGCTCTTAACGACATTAACTCCGGCCACAGTAAAAGAGATTGTATTGAAGCCGGGAGCTGAGGTAACCGCTGGCAGTGTTATTGTTCGTCTGGATAACCCTGAATTAGCTCAAGAAGTGGAAAATGCACAGCAAGAACTGGTACAAACTAATGCTAATTTGCGTCAGTTGAAACTGAATAATCAGCGGGAAATATTAAACGAAACTGCCAATTTGGCAGAGATGACCGCTCGTTACGAAACTGCTGTGCTAAATCGCCAGGCAGAGGAAAAACTGATTGTAGAAGGCATAGTGTCGCAGCTGGCTTATCAGGAGTCCGTTTTAGAAGAACGTCAGTTGGCAAAACGTATTGAAATTCTGGAACAGCGCATAGAACAGTTGAAGTTGGTTCACGAAGAGTCTGTCAATATTCAAAAGGAGCGAGTTAAACAACAACAGGGAAGATTAAACATTGCTCAGTCTCGTCTGGATGCCTTGGAGGTAAAAGCAGGTTTTACTGGCGTTCTGCAACGGCTTTCAGTGGAACTTGGTCAAAGTTTAGCGTCTGGACAGGAAATCGCCTTAATTGGTAGTGTGACGGATTTGATTGCTCTTATCAGAGTGTCTCAAAGTCAGGTTCAACAAGTGGTTGTGGGCCAAAGTGCCATGATCAACACTCGACAGGATCGAATTCCTGGTAAGGTTACCCGCATAGATCCTATAGTGCAGGACAATACGGTAGAAATTGAAATTGCATTGCCCGCTAATTTGCCTGCCAGTGCCAGACCTCAGCTAAACGTAGACGCTACTATTACAGCGGATACATTAAAGCAAATTTATTACATAAAACGTCCTGCGAATGTCCAGCCTTACAGTGAAATTTCTTTATACAGATTAGATACAGGAGGTTCTTCGGCGCATCTTCGGACTCTGGAATTGGGGCGTCAGGCAGGCCGCTATATTGAAATCATATCCGGTGCAGACGTGGGTGATGTGTTTATCATTTCAGATTTACCTAATCTGAAAAATACTACATCAGAACTAACCATTAAATCTTAA
- a CDS encoding ABC transporter ATP-binding protein, protein MSDIKIQMKNISKVFETEDMETHALKDVNLTISAGDYVSISGPSGCGKSTLLSLLGLLDIPSSGEYLIEGVNVENLSLDEAAEIRNSKIGFIFQSFNLIDEISVFDNVALPLRYSKTKLSVSEIKQRVDKCLEMVNMTHRSQHKPNQLSGGQQQRIAIARALVAEPAILLVDEATGNLDSNTGDQIMDVLDELNQNGTTICMVTHESRYADRATTQLKILDGVILTSPETTKSQKYVEESLC, encoded by the coding sequence ATGAGCGACATCAAAATTCAAATGAAAAACATCTCCAAGGTCTTTGAAACAGAAGATATGGAAACTCATGCACTTAAAGATGTTAACCTGACGATTTCAGCTGGTGACTATGTTTCCATTTCCGGCCCATCAGGGTGTGGTAAGTCCACTTTGTTATCTTTACTTGGATTGTTGGACATCCCTTCTAGTGGCGAGTATCTGATTGAAGGTGTCAATGTGGAGAACCTTTCACTGGATGAAGCTGCCGAGATCAGAAATAGCAAAATTGGTTTTATCTTTCAGTCTTTTAACCTGATTGATGAAATTTCCGTATTTGACAATGTTGCGTTACCTCTGCGTTATAGCAAGACTAAACTGAGTGTCTCTGAAATCAAGCAGCGTGTAGATAAGTGCCTGGAAATGGTAAACATGACTCATCGCAGCCAGCATAAGCCCAATCAATTGTCTGGTGGTCAACAACAACGCATTGCTATTGCCCGCGCATTGGTGGCAGAGCCCGCTATTTTGCTGGTTGATGAGGCAACCGGTAACCTGGATTCAAATACCGGTGACCAAATCATGGATGTGCTTGATGAGCTAAATCAAAATGGCACCACTATTTGTATGGTTACACATGAATCACGATATGCAGACAGAGCCACTACTCAGCTTAAAATATTAGATGGTGTGATTTTGACTTCACCAGAGACAACGAAAAGCCAAAAGTATGTTGAGGAATCTCTCTGCTAA
- a CDS encoding flagellar assembly protein T N-terminal domain-containing protein, producing the protein MNKLIKFWLLLSLSSLSFSSSAIWFEATGQAAIHNNNKEMARQRATQEAIQQALLFSGASVRSVQTMAHGLLKDDRFEVRASGEVSSIELVNELIEDDYVTVTIRADIFPQDTQCKSSDYKKSVITTWFPLENRQQAAFGNIFDIGQPIAGLLKEEFDMYSRYAGITKVESFYFSPHEQQVQHRAMDIARKNGGQFVLLGSVKNLSIEEAEESYSDYLTFWNSKSPTRNIAFHMKLIDGSTGELLMDKIFRNRVEWTFDRFESVDVRSGKLWDSAFGNGVKQILQDIAQEVDETVSCIPAYGRIIEVRNNQVAANIGSSQGVKQGDELKIFQMRQFFTPTGEPHYQYDIHPVTMVVAKVYHNSSVLRPNNGMPLANIQPNDFVVRQ; encoded by the coding sequence ATGAATAAACTGATTAAGTTCTGGTTATTATTGAGTCTGTCATCGCTAAGCTTTAGCAGCTCCGCTATTTGGTTTGAGGCGACCGGCCAAGCCGCCATCCATAACAATAACAAAGAAATGGCCAGGCAGCGTGCCACGCAAGAAGCCATTCAACAGGCACTACTTTTTTCAGGAGCCTCTGTGCGTAGTGTGCAAACCATGGCACACGGCTTACTCAAAGATGACCGCTTTGAAGTGCGTGCCAGTGGTGAAGTCAGCAGCATCGAATTGGTTAATGAACTGATAGAAGATGACTATGTCACAGTCACTATCCGAGCTGACATTTTTCCTCAGGACACTCAATGCAAATCCTCAGATTATAAGAAAAGTGTTATTACCACCTGGTTTCCGCTCGAAAACCGTCAACAAGCCGCTTTTGGCAACATTTTCGACATCGGCCAACCCATTGCTGGTTTATTAAAAGAAGAGTTTGATATGTATTCCCGATACGCCGGGATCACCAAAGTCGAATCCTTCTACTTCTCCCCTCATGAACAACAAGTTCAACACCGAGCCATGGATATCGCTCGCAAAAATGGAGGGCAATTTGTATTACTTGGTAGTGTCAAAAATCTGAGCATAGAGGAAGCAGAAGAATCCTACAGCGATTATTTGACGTTTTGGAACAGCAAATCCCCTACCCGCAATATCGCTTTTCACATGAAGCTTATCGACGGCTCCACTGGCGAATTACTCATGGACAAGATATTTAGAAACCGAGTTGAATGGACATTCGACCGTTTTGAATCGGTTGACGTTCGTAGCGGTAAATTATGGGATTCCGCCTTTGGTAACGGCGTAAAACAAATATTGCAAGACATCGCTCAGGAAGTCGATGAAACCGTCAGTTGTATACCCGCCTATGGTCGAATCATAGAAGTAAGAAACAATCAGGTCGCAGCCAATATTGGTTCATCGCAAGGCGTAAAACAGGGGGATGAATTAAAGATCTTCCAAATGCGTCAGTTCTTCACCCCAACCGGCGAACCTCATTACCAGTACGACATCCACCCTGTCACTATGGTGGTCGCCAAGGTCTACCACAATTCATCCGTATTACGTCCTAATAACGGCATGCCTTTGGCAAATATTCAACCAAACGACTTCGTGGTCAGGCAGTAG
- a CDS encoding LPP20 family lipoprotein: MNAKVCLLVGLLGLSGCSTVFDKQVEWEYVEPESYPVLTAVGYAPVSAQPGESDSIKMLMAIKASKLDAYRELTEQVYGQKIGGNQSLANLVMTDTNLKSTVQGIIRGAEVVKTYPVGEDTYATELSLDFRKVYDIYISTSRPRRIKDVTYF, encoded by the coding sequence ATGAATGCCAAGGTGTGTTTATTGGTTGGATTACTCGGTTTGAGCGGGTGTTCGACGGTTTTTGATAAGCAGGTGGAATGGGAATACGTTGAACCCGAATCATATCCTGTGCTCACTGCAGTTGGATATGCCCCTGTTTCAGCTCAACCTGGCGAAAGCGACTCTATAAAGATGTTGATGGCAATCAAAGCGTCAAAGCTTGATGCCTATCGAGAGTTAACTGAGCAAGTGTATGGCCAAAAGATTGGCGGCAATCAATCGTTAGCTAACTTGGTAATGACAGATACGAATTTGAAATCCACTGTGCAAGGCATTATTCGTGGGGCAGAAGTGGTGAAAACCTATCCCGTTGGTGAGGACACCTATGCAACGGAATTAAGCCTGGATTTTAGAAAGGTATACGACATTTACATTTCAACGTCTCGTCCAAGACGCATTAAGGACGTGACTTACTTCTAA
- a CDS encoding flagella synthesis protein FlgN encodes MSLTEVITQQIALLSKLKMLLDSELQLISTRDAEALLNLVEQKQKVLNEIQEQDQRISELYDPNKPQSDEVSALFEQAKSLLEDCKYSTEVNSKAVEQGQLRLEHLRKVLIEARNRESMTYDKSGRAQGGTALKGIKA; translated from the coding sequence ATGTCATTAACTGAAGTCATCACACAACAAATAGCTTTGCTTTCAAAGCTAAAAATGTTGCTTGATAGTGAGCTTCAATTAATCAGCACTCGTGATGCTGAGGCGCTATTGAATTTGGTTGAACAAAAACAAAAAGTGTTAAACGAAATTCAAGAGCAGGATCAACGTATTTCAGAATTGTATGATCCGAACAAACCTCAGTCAGATGAAGTGTCGGCTCTTTTTGAGCAAGCCAAGTCTTTGCTGGAAGATTGTAAATACAGCACAGAAGTGAATTCTAAAGCCGTTGAACAAGGCCAGCTTCGACTAGAGCACCTGCGTAAAGTGCTTATTGAAGCGCGTAATCGTGAGTCAATGACCTACGATAAAAGCGGTCGCGCTCAAGGTGGTACCGCGCTAAAAGGCATTAAAGCCTAG
- the flgM gene encoding flagellar biosynthesis anti-sigma factor FlgM, with translation MAINNVGNTNHKPQLESQKLNQQQQAQNQAASAQKAQANAVAAPRQDSVSLTQSAQQMTQVQKKGTDAPVNQEKVDKLKKAIQSGEYRINPEALAQKIAKLEADMFGLSKN, from the coding sequence ATGGCTATCAATAATGTAGGCAACACAAATCACAAGCCTCAGTTGGAGAGTCAGAAACTCAATCAACAGCAGCAGGCTCAAAATCAGGCAGCAAGTGCCCAAAAAGCACAAGCTAATGCCGTTGCAGCACCTAGACAAGATTCTGTGTCATTGACTCAGTCTGCCCAGCAGATGACTCAGGTACAGAAGAAAGGCACTGACGCACCAGTGAATCAGGAAAAAGTGGATAAGCTGAAAAAGGCTATCCAAAGCGGGGAATACCGCATTAATCCTGAAGCACTTGCACAGAAAATTGCGAAACTGGAAGCCGACATGTTCGGGCTGTCTAAGAACTAA
- the flgA gene encoding flagellar basal body P-ring formation chaperone FlgA yields the protein MKNIPEMMKILKYSLLGLALAVQGHSVAQENPSHQLVVEAAESFVRNNIPQTDDSIITVEANSIDPRLNIPVCPLPLEVSNSSGTLMQSNVTVKVSCPSNNWFIYTVVNVNEVQPVVVPNTALSPGSVLTADDLDVVQVDKKRLRGSTYTSVESLIGARLKRRSRPNQPITPNMLCFVCKGDSIVIMAEVSGMKIKTSGIAEQDGNIGDTILVKNRRSKKVIDAKVVSVNQVQVHI from the coding sequence ATGAAAAATATACCTGAGATGATGAAAATATTAAAATATTCCTTACTCGGTCTTGCGTTAGCGGTTCAAGGTCACAGTGTTGCACAAGAAAATCCTTCGCATCAACTTGTTGTTGAGGCTGCAGAATCCTTTGTTCGCAACAATATTCCCCAAACGGATGACTCAATTATTACCGTTGAAGCTAATAGCATCGATCCCAGGTTAAATATTCCAGTGTGTCCATTACCATTAGAGGTTTCTAATAGCTCAGGCACACTCATGCAAAGCAATGTCACTGTAAAAGTAAGTTGTCCAAGTAACAATTGGTTCATTTATACAGTAGTTAATGTTAACGAAGTTCAACCTGTGGTAGTTCCTAATACCGCATTATCTCCAGGAAGTGTGTTAACAGCCGATGATTTAGATGTTGTACAGGTTGATAAGAAGCGCTTGCGGGGAAGTACCTACACTAGTGTAGAATCCTTGATTGGCGCGCGCTTGAAACGACGCAGTCGGCCAAATCAACCGATCACTCCAAACATGCTGTGCTTTGTTTGCAAAGGGGACTCTATTGTTATTATGGCGGAAGTATCAGGTATGAAAATAAAAACTTCCGGAATAGCTGAACAAGATGGCAATATTGGTGATACAATCCTCGTTAAGAACCGCCGCTCCAAGAAGGTTATTGACGCGAAAGTAGTCAGCGTTAATCAGGTACAGGTGCATATCTAG
- a CDS encoding chemotaxis protein CheV, translated as MAGILDSVNQRTQLVGQNRLELLLFKLQGKQRYGINVFKVREVLQCPQLTSIPKSNSLIRGVAHIRGQTISVIDMSLATGGRAIQDISNAFIVIAEYNRTVQGFLVSSVERIININWESIMPPPEGTGKASYLTAVTEVDKELIEILDVEKILNEISPANAEVSQKFAENIHVENPRGKIIFIADDSSVARSQVKKALSSLGMDIEMAKDGREALVRLKEIASETGDITDKVAVLVSDIEMPEMDGYTLTAEIKSTPELAKLHVILHTSLSGVFNQAMVQKVGADDFIAKFHPDELAASVQKWMDAS; from the coding sequence ATGGCTGGAATATTAGACTCAGTAAATCAACGCACCCAATTGGTAGGCCAAAACCGACTTGAATTATTGCTATTCAAGCTACAAGGCAAACAGCGCTATGGAATCAATGTATTCAAGGTGCGAGAAGTATTGCAGTGTCCACAGTTAACCAGCATTCCCAAATCAAATTCATTGATTCGTGGTGTTGCGCATATTCGTGGACAAACCATTTCTGTTATCGATATGAGCCTGGCAACAGGGGGAAGAGCGATACAGGATATTAGTAACGCATTTATTGTTATTGCTGAATACAACAGAACGGTTCAAGGATTTTTGGTTTCATCGGTTGAACGTATCATTAATATCAACTGGGAATCCATAATGCCTCCACCGGAAGGTACGGGGAAGGCTAGTTATCTAACGGCAGTGACAGAAGTTGATAAAGAACTTATCGAAATTCTGGATGTTGAAAAAATTCTGAATGAAATCTCTCCAGCTAACGCTGAAGTGAGTCAAAAGTTTGCTGAAAATATCCATGTAGAAAACCCTCGCGGTAAGATCATCTTTATTGCAGACGATTCATCTGTTGCCCGTAGCCAGGTTAAAAAGGCATTGTCTAGCTTGGGTATGGATATTGAGATGGCTAAAGATGGAAGGGAAGCGTTGGTCAGATTAAAAGAGATCGCATCTGAAACTGGAGATATAACAGATAAAGTTGCTGTTTTGGTTTCAGATATTGAAATGCCAGAGATGGATGGTTACACCTTAACCGCTGAAATTAAAAGTACGCCTGAGTTAGCTAAACTTCATGTAATATTGCATACGTCGTTGAGTGGCGTCTTCAATCAGGCAATGGTTCAAAAGGTCGGTGCAGACGACTTTATTGCTAAATTTCACCCCGATGAATTGGCTGCATCAGTTCAAAAGTGGATGGATGCTAGCTAA
- a CDS encoding CheR family methyltransferase: MPDKQICDGDYVRFRDFLERRCGIVLGENKQYLVRSRLSPLMRKHGYINLSDVVDEVVNEKCKGLVDEVVDAMTTNETLWFRDSYPFQLLAEEIFPKFKDRKQPLKIWSAACSSGQEPYSLAMTVLEFQRRYPSAFPGGVQILGTDISSEMLNRCKEGAYDSLSLSRGLSEERKRQFFDSVGDGVLAVKSELKRMVSFRSLNLLDPISSLGRFDIVFCRNVLIYFSSEMKSTILSRIASTLNHEGALFLGASESMSGLSNDFNLIRCPPGLYYSKK, translated from the coding sequence GTGCCAGATAAACAGATTTGTGATGGCGATTATGTGCGCTTTAGAGATTTTCTGGAGCGACGCTGTGGTATTGTGCTTGGAGAAAACAAGCAGTATTTGGTGCGCAGTCGTCTTTCACCATTAATGCGTAAGCATGGTTATATCAACCTTTCTGATGTCGTTGATGAAGTGGTCAATGAAAAATGCAAAGGATTGGTTGATGAAGTGGTTGATGCGATGACCACGAACGAAACCCTATGGTTTCGTGATAGTTACCCTTTTCAGCTCTTAGCCGAAGAAATCTTTCCAAAGTTTAAGGATCGCAAACAGCCTCTGAAAATTTGGAGCGCCGCTTGTTCTTCCGGACAGGAACCCTATTCTCTGGCAATGACAGTGTTGGAATTTCAGCGTCGTTATCCAAGTGCCTTTCCTGGCGGAGTACAAATTTTGGGAACCGATATTTCATCTGAGATGCTGAATAGATGTAAAGAAGGTGCCTATGATAGCCTGTCATTGTCTCGTGGCTTATCAGAAGAACGTAAGCGTCAGTTTTTTGACTCGGTGGGTGACGGGGTGTTGGCGGTGAAAAGCGAACTCAAGCGTATGGTGAGTTTTCGTTCGTTGAATTTGCTGGATCCTATTTCATCCCTTGGGCGTTTTGATATCGTGTTTTGCCGTAATGTGTTGATTTATTTTTCATCAGAAATGAAATCAACAATATTGTCTCGTATCGCCTCGACACTAAACCACGAAGGGGCTTTATTTCTTGGCGCTTCTGAATCTATGTCTGGGTTGTCAAACGACTTCAATTTAATACGTTGCCCGCCTGGATTGTATTACTCCAAGAAGTAG
- the flgB gene encoding flagellar basal body rod protein FlgB yields MAISLDRLTAFHQRAVNVRNDRMEVIAGNLANANTPGYKARDINFQEAMRSATYGQQHNLTRTNEKHLSASSSALPREIQFRETNQPDTGDGNNVEVQKERNMFLDNGLRYQASLQFLDGKFKGFKKALTGGQS; encoded by the coding sequence ATGGCGATTAGTTTAGATAGGCTGACTGCTTTTCATCAACGGGCTGTTAACGTGCGTAATGACCGCATGGAGGTTATTGCTGGAAACCTCGCTAATGCCAATACTCCCGGATACAAAGCGCGAGATATTAATTTTCAGGAAGCAATGAGGAGTGCAACTTATGGGCAGCAGCACAACCTGACCAGAACAAACGAAAAACACTTGTCTGCTAGCAGCAGTGCGCTTCCTCGCGAAATTCAGTTTAGAGAAACGAATCAACCTGATACAGGTGATGGCAATAACGTAGAAGTTCAAAAAGAAAGAAATATGTTTTTGGACAACGGCCTGCGTTACCAAGCCAGCTTGCAGTTTCTTGATGGCAAATTTAAAGGTTTTAAGAAGGCTCTCACTGGCGGTCAGTCATAA
- the flgC gene encoding flagellar basal body rod protein FlgC, whose translation MSLFNVMNIAATGMHAENVRLNTTASNVANANSVSSSYDQTYKARHPVFAAALDQANQDQTRGTGVEVLGVVESQKPLQVEYSPGHPMADENGYIYKPNVNIVEEMADMMSASKSYETNVQVADTTKRIFSRVLMLGQGR comes from the coding sequence ATGAGCCTGTTTAATGTAATGAATATCGCTGCTACAGGAATGCATGCAGAAAATGTTCGCTTGAATACAACAGCCAGTAATGTGGCAAACGCGAATAGTGTCAGCAGTAGTTACGATCAAACATACAAGGCGCGTCACCCGGTTTTTGCTGCTGCATTGGATCAAGCCAATCAGGATCAAACGAGAGGGACTGGTGTTGAGGTGTTGGGTGTGGTTGAAAGTCAGAAGCCTTTGCAGGTTGAGTATTCACCGGGTCACCCAATGGCTGATGAAAATGGCTACATCTACAAGCCTAACGTTAACATCGTTGAGGAAATGGCAGACATGATGTCAGCGTCAAAAAGCTATGAAACCAATGTTCAGGTTGCCGATACAACCAAGCGAATTTTTAGTCGTGTTCTGATGCTCGGTCAAGGTCGTTAG
- a CDS encoding FlgD immunoglobulin-like domain containing protein, with translation MSSISGLDTGLYWPSEDAVPVADNSNSQLSQEDFFAMLTEQLSNQDPTKPVDNDQMVAQMTSFTMADSLSRLNDKFDAFAQSMNSNQALQASSLIGQEVLVNADSGTTWKEGNVYGAIVAETDVENLQIQITDEYGQVVRTIEGGSQSAGNISFGWDGTDDYGNFLPRGKYIIEANGTVGGQNQSLDVVMEAQVTGSAVAADDMKDVQIIIEDQAGQVIRNIDVGNQYAGSIDFGWDGTDNNGYLVPPGDYKIKIQGTVNGQDEALQFGINRRVTSVSLTGSGTDGVILNLAGDQNIKLADVIRVGG, from the coding sequence ATGTCTAGCATAAGTGGTTTAGATACAGGGCTATACTGGCCCTCTGAAGATGCTGTTCCGGTTGCTGATAATAGTAATTCACAACTATCGCAGGAAGACTTCTTCGCCATGTTAACTGAGCAATTGTCGAATCAGGATCCCACCAAACCGGTAGACAATGATCAAATGGTTGCCCAGATGACGAGTTTCACAATGGCAGACAGCTTATCCAGGCTGAATGATAAATTTGATGCTTTTGCTCAGTCCATGAACTCGAATCAGGCTCTTCAGGCAAGTAGCTTGATTGGCCAGGAAGTTCTGGTTAATGCCGATTCAGGTACAACTTGGAAAGAAGGCAATGTGTATGGAGCGATCGTTGCTGAAACAGATGTAGAAAACCTGCAGATTCAAATAACTGATGAATATGGTCAGGTGGTCAGAACGATTGAAGGCGGTTCACAGAGCGCGGGTAATATCTCATTTGGTTGGGATGGTACTGACGACTACGGCAACTTCTTGCCTCGCGGAAAATATATCATTGAAGCCAATGGCACTGTGGGTGGGCAAAACCAGTCACTGGATGTGGTGATGGAAGCTCAGGTAACAGGATCTGCGGTTGCCGCTGATGATATGAAAGATGTGCAAATTATCATTGAAGATCAGGCCGGGCAGGTTATCCGCAATATTGATGTCGGCAACCAATATGCTGGCAGTATCGATTTTGGCTGGGATGGTACAGATAACAATGGATATCTCGTTCCCCCTGGCGATTACAAAATAAAAATACAGGGAACAGTGAATGGTCAGGACGAAGCATTGCAATTTGGCATTAACCGCCGAGTTACAAGCGTGAGTCTGACTGGCAGTGGAACTGATGGTGTCATCCTGAATTTAGCGGGTGATCAGAATATTAAACTTGCTGATGTTATACGGGTCGGCGGTTGA
- the flgE gene encoding flagellar hook protein FlgE, with translation MSFNIALSGVSAAQKDLDTTANNIANVNTVGFKESRAEFGDVFAASLLSGGRTKVGDGVLTNEVAQQFSQGSLQFTNNALDLAVTGNGFFATVPEQTSRDFSFTRAGQFKLNDDNFVVNSNGDNLLGFPVNADGTSASVALSTATPVRIPDSSGSPTPTSAVDMRMNLPAGVNGVDPLLFNPADPLTFNASTSVTIYDSLGDSHVMTYYFMKDAGATNEWLVTVEVDNTPIEITDDTGTGFAGAIAANTVGTTFSAPGIPAFRMVFSPGGDFTGIQNSQGTFQPTGDVVTMPLGNPPINNGASTTQQITLDFALDAANATPDEPTQFASNFEVTSLEQNGLPVGRLTGIDIGPDGLVRATFSNGTSTPITRVALVRFANEQGLTQAGNTQWKESILSGEALAGEATTGTFGTINSSALEQANVNLTTELIDMIIAQRNFQANSRALEVNNQLNQTVLNIR, from the coding sequence ATGTCCTTTAATATAGCACTGAGTGGAGTTTCTGCTGCTCAGAAAGATTTGGATACTACAGCCAATAACATTGCGAACGTTAATACGGTTGGTTTTAAAGAATCTCGAGCCGAGTTTGGCGATGTATTTGCTGCATCATTATTGTCGGGCGGCAGAACTAAAGTGGGTGACGGTGTGTTGACTAATGAAGTCGCGCAACAGTTCTCACAAGGTAGCTTGCAGTTCACGAACAATGCCTTGGATTTGGCGGTTACCGGAAACGGCTTTTTTGCCACGGTTCCTGAGCAAACATCTCGAGATTTCTCTTTTACTCGAGCAGGCCAATTCAAACTGAATGACGACAACTTTGTTGTTAATTCCAATGGTGACAACCTATTGGGATTCCCGGTAAACGCCGATGGTACATCAGCATCAGTTGCATTAAGTACCGCAACACCGGTACGTATTCCGGATTCATCTGGCTCTCCAACACCAACTTCTGCTGTTGATATGAGAATGAACTTGCCGGCGGGTGTTAATGGTGTTGATCCATTGTTATTTAATCCGGCGGATCCGTTAACTTTCAATGCATCTACCTCAGTGACCATTTATGACTCGCTAGGTGATTCACACGTAATGACGTATTACTTCATGAAGGATGCGGGCGCGACTAACGAATGGTTGGTTACGGTTGAAGTAGATAATACGCCTATCGAAATCACCGATGACACCGGAACCGGCTTTGCTGGTGCCATCGCTGCAAATACGGTTGGGACAACCTTTTCCGCGCCAGGTATTCCTGCGTTCAGAATGGTATTTAGCCCAGGTGGTGACTTCACGGGTATTCAAAACTCACAAGGTACATTTCAACCTACAGGTGACGTAGTGACCATGCCATTAGGTAATCCACCTATCAATAATGGTGCATCTACTACGCAACAAATTACTTTGGACTTTGCATTGGATGCCGCGAACGCAACACCAGATGAACCGACTCAGTTTGCTTCTAACTTTGAGGTAACGTCACTGGAGCAAAATGGTTTGCCAGTAGGTCGATTGACTGGTATCGATATCGGCCCTGACGGTTTGGTTCGTGCAACCTTCTCGAATGGTACTTCCACACCGATTACTCGAGTTGCGCTGGTTCGTTTTGCTAACGAGCAAGGTTTGACTCAGGCGGGTAATACACAATGGAAAGAAAGTATTTTGTCAGGCGAAGCTTTGGCAGGTGAGGCAACAACCGGAACATTCGGTACGATTAACTCATCGGCGTTGGAACAGGCTAACGTAAACCTGACTACCGAATTGATTGATATGATTATCGCGCAACGGAACTTCCAGGCCAATTCAAGAGCGTTGGAAGTCAATAACCAGTTAAACCAGACGGTATTGAATATCCGATAA